Below is a genomic region from Vicinamibacterales bacterium.
GACGAACCAAAGCGTTAGTAATGGCCAACATTCACAGTCGACAAGCCCCAACCTTCACCGCCCTAGCCGTCTAGCACGAGCACGGCGGGACTGGGGTCACAGGAGCACCCGATGGTAGCAGGGATGAATCTCGTCGTCGGATTATTGGCCTTCATAACCGGGCTGTCAGTAGGGTGGTTTCTTGCACAGAAGAAATCCGCTGCTGCTCAACAAGAACGGGAGAGAGCGGCCGAGCAACAGAACACTTTCGTTGAAGAATCACTTAAGCAAATGAGTACTGCGTTTAAAGGGCTGGCCTTCGAAGCGCTTCAGTTGAACAACCAGCAGTTTCTTCAGAATACCGACGTCAAACTCAAGCCCGTAAATGACGCCCTTGAGAAGATGCAGGAAGCAACTAGAGCATTGGAACTGAAACGAGACAATGCCTACACGCTCCTGTCTAAACAGATTGGTGACATGCTGGGCGAATCTACCAAAATGCGGGAGAGTTCCGAGGAGATGCAGAATCTCCTCAAGGGCTCTAGCCAGGTACGCGGTAACTGGGGAGAATTACTGCTCGAAAGAATCGTCGAGTTTGCTGGCATGCAGAAACATGTCGACTTTGAGACGCAGTCAAAGCTTTCCGATGGCAGTCGTCCAGACATGGTAATCAAGCTCCCCAAAGATGTTGAAATCCCGGTCGATGCAAAATGTCCCCTGACTGCTTTTAAGAATGCTAAGGAGGCCACCAATCTGTCGCAAGCGAAGGAGCTAATGAAAGAGCATGCT
It encodes:
- a CDS encoding DNA recombination protein RmuC, whose protein sequence is MVAGMNLVVGLLAFITGLSVGWFLAQKKSAAAQQERERAAEQQNTFVEESLKQMSTAFKGLAFEALQLNNQQFLQNTDVKLKPVNDALEKMQEATRALELKRDNAYTLLSKQIGDMLGESTKMRESSEEMQNLLKGSSQVRGNWGELLLERIVEFAGMQKHVDFETQSKLSDGSRPDMVIKLPKDVEIPVDAKCPLTAFKNAKEATNLSQAKELMKEHAKAVKGHVKELTRRNYAALTPGDIDFTIMFMPGDHLLEAALGVDPELQDYAYENKILITNPVTLVALLRTVRIYWQNDETNRDAQKIADAANELYTRIEVWMNNYADLGKALNTAVTAYTKTRQSYRGRLVPSGKRLQATSLTLRDKTPLDDPQKGPPEVNLIPDDASTDSAQG